From a region of the Dickeya poaceiphila genome:
- the hybA gene encoding hydrogenase 2 operon protein HybA, translating into MNRRNFFKLASAGALLAGTPLVSQAQATNRPPIPGALGMLYDSTLCVGCQACVSKCQQVNKLEYKPDSAVYSGGAATWSNNDKLSPYTNNIIQVWRSGDGKNKDQAKDGYAYIKKQCMHCVDPNCVSVCPVSALKKDPKTGVVHYDASICTGCRYCMVACPFNVPKYDYENPLGKIHKCELCNQPELARLDKGGMPGCVEVCPTGAVIYGTREQLLEEAKRRLALKPGDEYAYPRQTLDRKDTYLHTVPSYERYVYGEKEAGGTQVLVLAGVPYQNLEMPALDSLSTGARSEHIQHTLYKGMVLPLAVLAGLSVLVHRNTRAEREETHDSQEKPHDGA; encoded by the coding sequence GTGAACAGACGCAATTTTTTCAAGCTGGCGTCCGCGGGAGCACTACTGGCGGGTACGCCGCTGGTCAGTCAGGCGCAGGCCACCAACCGACCGCCGATTCCCGGCGCGCTCGGTATGCTGTATGACTCCACACTGTGTGTGGGCTGCCAGGCGTGTGTGAGCAAATGCCAGCAGGTCAACAAGCTGGAGTATAAACCAGACAGCGCGGTCTATTCCGGCGGTGCGGCGACCTGGTCCAACAATGACAAGCTCAGCCCGTACACCAACAACATCATTCAGGTATGGCGTAGCGGCGACGGCAAAAACAAGGATCAGGCGAAGGATGGTTACGCCTACATCAAAAAGCAGTGTATGCACTGCGTCGATCCTAACTGTGTGTCGGTGTGCCCGGTTTCGGCGTTGAAGAAAGACCCGAAAACCGGCGTGGTGCATTACGACGCCAGTATCTGTACCGGTTGCCGTTATTGCATGGTGGCCTGTCCGTTCAATGTACCGAAGTACGACTATGAGAACCCGCTTGGCAAGATCCACAAATGCGAGCTGTGCAATCAGCCAGAACTGGCAAGGCTCGACAAAGGCGGAATGCCGGGGTGTGTGGAAGTTTGTCCGACCGGGGCGGTGATTTACGGCACCCGCGAGCAACTGCTGGAGGAAGCGAAACGCCGGCTGGCGCTTAAGCCGGGCGATGAATACGCCTACCCACGCCAGACGTTGGACAGGAAAGACACCTACCTGCACACCGTGCCGAGCTATGAGCGGTATGTTTATGGCGAAAAGGAAGCGGGTGGCACGCAGGTGCTGGTGCTGGCTGGAGTGCCGTACCAAAACCTGGAAATGCCGGCGCTGGATTCGTTGTCCACCGGTGCGCGTTCAGAGCATATCCAGCACACGCTGTATAAAGGCATGGTGCTGCCGCTGGCGGTACTGGCCGGGTTGTCGGTACTGGTGCATCGCAATACTCGCGCTGAGCGGGAAGAGACGCACGACTCACAGGAGAAACCTCATGACGGCGCATAA
- the hybB gene encoding Ni/Fe-hydrogenase cytochrome b subunit, translated as MTAHKASPLGGRLVSWPVMLLAPLVAICAILIVKRLFLGIGSVADLNGGYPWGIWIAFDLLVGTGFACGGWALAWAVYVFNRGEYHPLVRPALLASLFGYSLGGLSITIDVGRYWNLPYFYIPGYFNTNSVLFETAVCMTIYIGVMALEFAPVVLERFGWHVSLKRLNKVMFFIIALGALLPTMHQSSMGSLMISAGYKVHPLWQSYELLPLLSLLTAFIMGFSIVIFEGSMVQAGLKGRGPDEQALFRKLTVLTRVLVLLFMVLRLGEIIWHQKTALLFAGDRFSLMFWCEMALMLMPLLILQQSRGRQDARWLFVSALSMLFGAALWRLSYSLLAFNPGNGYHYFPKAQEILISIGFVAIEVCAYILLIRLLPVLPALKGEHTHHQAEVKHEPTHHH; from the coding sequence ATGACGGCGCATAAAGCAAGTCCGTTGGGCGGTCGGCTGGTGAGCTGGCCGGTGATGCTGCTGGCTCCGCTGGTGGCGATTTGCGCGATCCTGATCGTGAAACGTCTGTTTCTGGGGATAGGCTCCGTTGCCGATCTTAACGGCGGCTACCCGTGGGGGATCTGGATCGCGTTTGACCTGCTGGTCGGCACCGGCTTTGCCTGCGGCGGTTGGGCGCTGGCCTGGGCGGTATACGTGTTTAATCGCGGTGAATATCACCCATTGGTGCGTCCGGCGCTGCTCGCCAGCCTGTTCGGCTATTCGCTGGGCGGATTGTCGATAACCATCGACGTTGGCCGTTACTGGAACCTGCCGTACTTTTATATTCCCGGCTATTTCAACACCAATTCGGTGCTGTTTGAAACCGCGGTATGTATGACTATCTACATCGGGGTGATGGCGCTGGAGTTCGCGCCGGTGGTGCTGGAGCGTTTCGGCTGGCATGTGTCGCTGAAACGGCTCAACAAAGTGATGTTTTTCATCATTGCGCTGGGAGCGTTGCTGCCGACGATGCACCAGTCATCAATGGGATCGTTGATGATTTCCGCCGGTTACAAGGTACACCCGCTGTGGCAGAGCTATGAACTGCTGCCGCTGCTGTCGTTGCTGACCGCATTCATCATGGGCTTTTCGATCGTGATTTTCGAAGGCTCGATGGTGCAGGCGGGTCTGAAAGGGCGCGGGCCGGATGAGCAGGCGCTGTTTCGCAAACTGACGGTGCTGACGCGGGTGCTGGTCTTGCTGTTTATGGTGTTGCGCCTCGGCGAGATTATCTGGCATCAGAAAACCGCATTGCTGTTCGCCGGTGATCGCTTCTCGCTGATGTTCTGGTGTGAGATGGCGCTGATGCTGATGCCGCTGCTGATACTCCAGCAGTCGCGCGGCCGTCAGGATGCCCGCTGGCTGTTCGTCAGCGCGCTCAGCATGTTGTTCGGCGCGGCATTGTGGCGACTGAGTTACTCGCTGCTGGCGTTCAATCCGGGCAACGGCTACCACTATTTTCCCAAAGCGCAAGAGATCCTGATTTCCATTGGCTTCGTCGCCATTGAGGTCTGCGCCTACATCTTGTTAATCCGCCTGCTGCCGGTACTGCCCGCGCTGAAAGGCGAACATACGCATCATCAGGCTGAGGTAAAGCATGAGCCAACGCATCACCATTGA
- the hybC gene encoding hydrogenase 2 large subunit, producing MSQRITIDPITRIEGHLRIDCEIENGKVTKAWSSGTMWRGMEEIVKGRDPRDAWMIVQRICGVCTTVHAIASVRAVENALGLNVPVNAQHIRNLILAAHSIHDHIVHFYQLSALDWVDVTSALKADPQKAAALLNGLSDWPLNNAAEFTKVQQKLNDLVASGQLGIFANGYWGHPAMSLPPEVNLIAVAHYLQALECQRDANRIVAILGGKSPHIQNLAVGGVANPINLDAPSVLNLERLMYVKSFIDRLGDFIEQVYKVDCAVIAAHYPQWLTLGRGADHYLSVPELPTDNKNGSFLLAGGYIENSDLSSYRPITSHSDKFLIDGIRESGKHAWYQDDQPLAPWEGLTRPHYTGWQEDGKYSWVKSPTFYGKTVEVGPLAWLLCGLAAKHKDTLAHFSQVKAAYQTLSGHQLEEKHLHSTLGRVIGRTVHCCVLKDTLAQQWQALVDNIGKGDHQTFIKPDFSPDTEFHGVGFGEMPRGMLSHWVVFKNGKITNYQAVVPSTWTSCPRNGEDKPGPYEQSLVGTPVADPHKPLEVVRTIHSFDPCMSCAVHVVDTVNGNEVTRVKVL from the coding sequence ATGAGCCAACGCATCACCATTGATCCCATTACCCGTATCGAAGGGCATCTGCGCATTGATTGCGAAATTGAAAACGGCAAGGTCACCAAAGCCTGGTCATCCGGCACCATGTGGCGTGGCATGGAAGAGATTGTTAAAGGGCGTGACCCGCGTGATGCCTGGATGATCGTGCAGCGTATCTGCGGTGTCTGCACCACGGTACATGCCATCGCCTCGGTGCGTGCGGTGGAAAACGCGCTTGGCCTGAATGTGCCGGTCAACGCCCAGCACATCCGCAACCTGATTCTGGCAGCGCACAGCATTCATGACCATATCGTGCACTTCTATCAGTTGTCGGCGCTTGATTGGGTGGATGTCACTTCCGCGCTGAAGGCCGACCCGCAGAAAGCGGCGGCATTGCTTAACGGGTTGTCCGACTGGCCGCTGAATAACGCTGCCGAGTTCACCAAAGTGCAGCAGAAGCTCAACGATCTGGTCGCCAGCGGTCAGTTGGGGATTTTCGCCAACGGTTACTGGGGCCACCCGGCGATGTCGCTGCCGCCGGAAGTAAACCTGATTGCCGTCGCCCACTATCTGCAGGCGCTGGAATGCCAGCGTGACGCCAACCGTATCGTGGCGATTCTGGGCGGCAAGTCGCCGCATATTCAGAACCTGGCGGTCGGCGGCGTGGCTAACCCGATCAATCTGGATGCGCCGAGCGTACTCAACCTGGAGCGGTTGATGTACGTGAAAAGCTTTATCGACCGGTTGGGCGATTTTATCGAACAGGTCTATAAGGTGGACTGCGCGGTGATCGCCGCCCACTATCCGCAGTGGCTGACGCTAGGACGCGGGGCTGATCACTATCTGAGCGTGCCGGAGCTGCCGACCGACAACAAAAACGGCAGCTTCCTGTTGGCGGGCGGGTATATCGAAAACAGCGACCTGTCGAGCTACCGGCCAATCACCAGCCACAGCGATAAATTCCTGATCGATGGCATCCGCGAGAGCGGTAAACACGCCTGGTATCAGGATGATCAGCCGCTGGCGCCGTGGGAAGGGTTGACCCGACCTCACTACACCGGCTGGCAGGAGGACGGCAAGTATTCGTGGGTGAAATCGCCGACCTTCTACGGCAAAACCGTGGAAGTAGGGCCGCTGGCCTGGCTGTTGTGCGGGCTGGCCGCGAAGCATAAAGACACGCTGGCTCACTTCTCTCAGGTCAAAGCCGCTTATCAGACGCTCAGCGGTCATCAATTGGAAGAGAAACATCTGCACTCCACGTTGGGTCGGGTGATTGGTCGTACGGTGCACTGCTGCGTACTGAAAGATACGCTGGCGCAGCAATGGCAAGCGCTGGTGGACAACATCGGCAAAGGCGATCACCAAACCTTCATCAAACCGGACTTTTCACCAGACACCGAATTCCACGGCGTCGGTTTTGGGGAAATGCCGCGTGGCATGTTGTCGCACTGGGTGGTGTTTAAAAACGGCAAAATCACCAACTATCAGGCGGTGGTGCCGTCCACCTGGACATCCTGCCCACGTAACGGCGAGGACAAGCCCGGTCCGTACGAGCAATCGTTGGTGGGTACGCCGGTGGCAGATCCGCACAAACCGTTGGAAGTGGTACGTACCATCCACTCCTTTGACCCGTGCATGTCCTGTGCGGTGCACGTAGTGGATACCGTGAATGGCAATGAAGTGACGCGGGTGAAGGTGCTGTGA
- a CDS encoding HyaD/HybD family hydrogenase maturation endopeptidase: protein MNILVLGIGNILLSDEGVGVRLVEQLERRFDCTPVVDVVDGGTCGMELMECMAGRDHLIVADAVLTGQSPGSVTVLRDREVPALFTRKISPHQLGLADVLMALQLTGEFPRQLTLVGVEPDVLDSGIGLSDTVTRALEPALQHIIAALRQSGVTVTEKTAQEVCGD from the coding sequence ATGAACATACTGGTGCTGGGGATCGGCAATATTTTGCTGAGTGATGAAGGGGTTGGGGTGCGTCTGGTGGAACAACTGGAGCGGCGTTTTGACTGCACGCCCGTCGTTGACGTGGTGGATGGCGGCACCTGCGGCATGGAGCTGATGGAATGCATGGCCGGGCGCGATCACTTGATCGTCGCCGATGCGGTGCTGACCGGTCAGTCGCCGGGCAGTGTAACGGTGCTGCGTGACCGTGAAGTCCCGGCATTGTTTACCCGCAAGATCTCCCCGCACCAGTTAGGTCTGGCTGATGTGCTGATGGCGCTGCAATTGACCGGCGAATTTCCCCGCCAATTGACGCTGGTTGGGGTAGAGCCAGACGTGCTGGATTCCGGTATCGGCTTGTCCGATACCGTCACCCGTGCGCTGGAACCGGCGTTACAGCACATCATCGCCGCACTGCGCCAGAGTGGCGTGACGGTGACGGAGAAGACTGCACAGGAGGTGTGTGGTGACTGA
- the hybE gene encoding hydrogenase-2 assembly chaperone produces the protein MPDERKELVWIAGHDQSPAAWLETEFSRIAQQRMRQLPFYRDGIPVRACGFTLFEQQWFGCLLTPWMISLLVLPGPGQQWPRRNLSSRLALELPCGSVKFVVSESDDGQQYLSCSLMSPLDPALGAEQALQLAQQSARMALSLPVQDADAPENLSRRALFSRYRSERHA, from the coding sequence ATACCCGACGAGCGCAAAGAATTGGTGTGGATTGCGGGGCATGATCAGAGTCCGGCGGCCTGGCTGGAAACTGAGTTCAGCCGCATTGCGCAACAGCGTATGCGGCAATTGCCGTTTTACCGTGACGGCATTCCGGTACGGGCTTGTGGATTTACCTTGTTTGAACAGCAGTGGTTCGGCTGCCTGTTGACGCCATGGATGATTAGCCTGTTGGTTTTGCCCGGTCCTGGGCAGCAATGGCCGCGGCGTAATCTGTCCTCCCGGTTGGCGCTGGAGCTACCGTGCGGCAGCGTGAAGTTTGTGGTGAGCGAGAGTGATGACGGGCAGCAGTATCTGTCCTGCTCGCTGATGTCGCCGCTGGACCCGGCGCTTGGTGCGGAACAGGCGCTGCAACTGGCGCAACAAAGCGCACGCATGGCGCTGTCGTTGCCGGTGCAGGATGCCGATGCGCCAGAAAACCTGAGTCGCCGCGCGCTGTTCAGTCGTTATCGGAGTGAACGACATGCATGA
- the hypA gene encoding hydrogenase maturation nickel metallochaperone HypA, which yields MHEVSLCYNALELIEQQARQHGARRVTGVWLEIGALSCIEESSLQFCFESVCRQTMAEGCQLHLSVRPAQAWCWECSQPVEVTDHDSGCPHCGSYSLRVESGGDSLQLKQLAVE from the coding sequence ATGCATGAAGTTTCTTTGTGCTACAACGCACTGGAGTTGATTGAGCAGCAGGCGCGTCAGCATGGTGCCCGCCGGGTCACCGGCGTCTGGCTGGAAATCGGCGCGTTGTCTTGCATTGAAGAAAGCTCGTTGCAGTTTTGTTTTGAGTCGGTCTGTCGTCAGACGATGGCGGAAGGCTGTCAGTTGCATCTGTCGGTGCGTCCGGCACAGGCCTGGTGTTGGGAGTGTAGCCAGCCGGTGGAAGTGACCGACCACGACAGCGGCTGTCCGCATTGCGGCAGCTATAGCCTGCGAGTTGAAAGCGGAGGCGATAGCCTGCAACTAAAGCAATTGGCGGTTGAATAA
- the hypB gene encoding hydrogenase nickel incorporation protein HypB has product MCTTCGCGEGERRIEGDEPAHSHHHPHTHDHHHEHSHSHDHVHSHPHHHDHDHGHDHHHDDVAPSVIIHHHHYYYHHGDVHHHYHGAARHEHEDDGHGHYSHGHHAHEHHSHAHHSHHDHAHHSHEHTLPEERFQPVEQQHHLHYGQGAAGTHAPGIGQQRLLQIEMDVLSKNNQLAAHNREHFDADQILALNLVSSPGSGKTTLLTNTLHLLRERVPCAVIEGDQQTTNDAERIRATGVPAIQVNTGKGCHLDAQMVHDAMHRLQLPNQSLLFIENVGNLVCPAGFDLGERHKIAVLSVTEGEDKPLKYPHMFAAASLMIINKIDLLPYLDFDLDACVANARRVNPQIEVIALSARTGEGMEAWLAWLEAQLLGAQTPSQPSLLSGV; this is encoded by the coding sequence ATGTGTACCACATGCGGTTGTGGCGAGGGAGAACGCCGGATAGAGGGCGATGAACCTGCGCATTCACACCACCATCCCCATACGCACGATCACCACCACGAACATAGCCACAGTCATGATCATGTGCATTCGCATCCTCACCATCATGACCACGATCACGGGCATGACCATCATCATGACGACGTAGCGCCCAGTGTGATTATTCATCATCACCATTACTATTATCACCATGGCGATGTGCATCACCATTATCATGGTGCCGCGCGTCACGAGCATGAAGATGATGGGCATGGGCACTATTCCCATGGACATCACGCGCATGAACATCATTCTCATGCACATCATAGCCACCATGACCACGCGCATCATTCACACGAACACACTCTGCCGGAAGAACGTTTCCAGCCGGTGGAGCAGCAACACCACCTGCACTACGGGCAGGGCGCGGCAGGTACTCACGCACCGGGTATCGGCCAGCAGCGGTTGTTGCAGATAGAAATGGATGTGCTGAGTAAAAATAACCAACTGGCGGCGCATAACCGCGAGCATTTCGACGCCGACCAGATTCTGGCGTTGAATCTGGTGTCCAGCCCCGGCTCCGGCAAAACTACGCTGCTGACCAATACCTTGCACTTGCTGCGTGAGCGCGTGCCGTGCGCGGTGATCGAAGGCGACCAGCAAACCACGAACGATGCTGAACGCATTCGCGCTACCGGCGTACCCGCGATTCAGGTTAATACCGGCAAAGGCTGTCATCTGGATGCGCAGATGGTGCATGACGCCATGCACCGACTGCAACTGCCAAATCAGAGCCTGCTGTTTATCGAAAACGTTGGCAACCTGGTGTGTCCCGCCGGTTTCGATTTGGGGGAACGGCACAAAATCGCGGTGTTGTCGGTCACTGAAGGCGAAGACAAACCGCTTAAGTATCCGCACATGTTTGCCGCGGCATCGCTGATGATCATCAACAAGATCGATCTGTTGCCGTATCTGGATTTCGATCTCGACGCTTGTGTTGCTAACGCGCGTCGCGTTAATCCGCAGATCGAGGTGATTGCGTTGTCTGCGCGTACTGGTGAAGGGATGGAAGCCTGGTTGGCCTGGCTGGAAGCCCAGCTTTTGGGGGCGCAAACGCCGTCACAACCGTCACTGCTGTCAGGGGTCTAA
- the hybG gene encoding hydrogenase maturation factor HybG, with the protein MCLGVPGKVVAVGPDLHYPARVDVCGVQREVNIALVCEGDPAELVGQWVLVHVGFAMSLLDEQEAQETLAALQSMQAVGLELDEVRQTGAIYAVR; encoded by the coding sequence ATGTGTTTGGGCGTTCCCGGTAAAGTGGTCGCTGTCGGGCCGGACCTGCATTATCCGGCACGGGTGGATGTGTGTGGTGTACAGCGCGAGGTAAATATTGCGCTGGTATGTGAAGGCGATCCGGCAGAGTTGGTAGGCCAGTGGGTACTGGTGCATGTCGGTTTCGCCATGAGTTTGCTCGATGAGCAGGAAGCACAGGAAACGCTGGCGGCGCTGCAATCCATGCAGGCGGTTGGACTGGAGCTGGATGAAGTCAGGCAAACCGGAGCCATTTATGCAGTACGTTGA
- the hypD gene encoding hydrogenase formation protein HypD has product MQYVDEFRDPALAKSLLQRIQALVDDMPHLKARPLQLMEVCGGHTHAIFKFGIDRLLPPEIEFVHGPGCPVCVLPMGRIDACLEIAARPEVIFCTFGDAMRVPGRNGSLQDARRHGADVRVVYSPLDALALAEQFPDRQVVFFGLGFETTMPSTALTLQQAKRRGIHNFSLFCQHITIIPTLKSLLEQPDLRIDGFLAPGHVSMVIGAYPYQPLCQQFHKPFVVTGFEPLDILQALLMLVQQLHDERCEVENQYRRIVPDSGNTLAQQAMAEVFETKASSEWRGLGEIANSGMQLRAEYAEFDAERRFKPQQQQVADEPLSRCGDVLTGRCKPGDCPLFGQRCTPQNAIGALMVSSEGACAAYYQYRRECA; this is encoded by the coding sequence ATGCAGTACGTTGATGAATTTCGTGATCCCGCACTGGCGAAATCGCTATTGCAGCGCATTCAGGCGCTGGTTGATGACATGCCGCATTTAAAGGCGCGCCCGTTGCAACTGATGGAGGTGTGCGGCGGGCATACCCATGCCATTTTCAAGTTCGGTATTGACCGGCTACTGCCGCCGGAAATCGAGTTTGTGCATGGGCCGGGTTGCCCGGTGTGCGTACTGCCGATGGGGCGGATCGATGCCTGTCTGGAGATAGCCGCTCGCCCGGAAGTGATTTTCTGCACCTTTGGCGATGCCATGCGAGTGCCGGGCCGCAACGGTTCGTTGCAGGATGCCCGCCGCCACGGCGCTGATGTTCGGGTGGTTTATTCCCCGCTGGATGCGCTGGCGCTGGCGGAACAATTTCCTGATCGGCAAGTGGTGTTCTTCGGACTGGGATTTGAAACCACCATGCCGAGCACCGCGCTGACCCTGCAACAAGCCAAACGCCGTGGTATCCACAACTTTTCGCTGTTTTGCCAGCACATTACCATCATCCCGACGCTGAAAAGCCTGCTGGAGCAGCCGGATTTGCGCATTGATGGTTTCCTGGCGCCGGGACATGTCAGTATGGTGATTGGCGCGTATCCTTATCAGCCGCTGTGCCAGCAGTTCCATAAACCATTCGTGGTTACGGGTTTCGAGCCGCTGGATATCCTGCAGGCGCTGTTGATGCTGGTGCAACAACTGCATGATGAACGTTGTGAAGTGGAAAACCAGTATCGTCGTATTGTGCCGGACAGTGGTAATACGCTGGCGCAGCAGGCGATGGCCGAGGTATTTGAAACCAAGGCCAGCAGTGAATGGCGTGGGTTGGGCGAAATTGCCAATTCCGGTATGCAATTGCGGGCGGAGTACGCTGAATTTGATGCCGAGCGCCGTTTCAAACCACAACAGCAGCAGGTAGCGGATGAGCCGTTATCGCGTTGCGGTGATGTGCTCACCGGGCGTTGCAAACCGGGTGATTGCCCGTTGTTTGGTCAGCGTTGTACACCGCAAAATGCTATCGGCGCGTTGATGGTGTCCTCAGAAGGCGCTTGCGCCGCTTATTACCAGTATCGACGGGAGTGCGCCTGA
- the hypE gene encoding hydrogenase expression/formation protein HypE, which yields MKNTLLPKEITLAHGSGGQAMQQLIEGLFLQAFDNPLLAEREDQARLSLAELNAEGDRLAFTTDSYVIDPIEFPGGNIGKLAVCGTANDLAVSGAVPRYLSCGFILEEGLAGETLLRIVNSMAQTARDAGIQIVTGDTKVVPRGAADKIFINTAGIGVIPPHVQWGTGEIRPGDRLIVSGTLGDHGATILNLREKLGLEAELTSDCAVLAPLIAPLRQIDGVRALRDATRGGVTAILHEFAQASGCGMEVQESALPVKTAVRGICELLGLEALNFANEGKLVLAVSPEAESRVLDALQSHPLGRDAAVIGSVTDKKQVRLCGVFGTSRLLDLPHSEPMPRIC from the coding sequence ATGAAGAACACCTTATTGCCAAAAGAAATTACCCTGGCGCATGGCAGCGGCGGGCAGGCAATGCAGCAGTTGATCGAAGGCCTGTTCCTGCAGGCGTTCGATAACCCATTATTAGCGGAACGTGAAGATCAGGCGCGTTTGTCGCTGGCGGAGCTGAATGCCGAGGGTGATCGGCTGGCGTTTACCACCGACAGCTATGTTATCGACCCGATCGAATTCCCCGGTGGTAATATCGGCAAGCTGGCGGTATGCGGCACCGCTAATGATCTGGCGGTGAGCGGCGCAGTGCCGCGTTACCTCTCTTGTGGCTTTATTCTCGAAGAGGGGCTGGCGGGAGAAACGCTACTGCGCATCGTCAATTCGATGGCGCAAACCGCCCGCGACGCCGGTATCCAAATCGTCACCGGTGATACCAAAGTGGTGCCGCGCGGTGCAGCGGACAAAATTTTCATCAATACCGCAGGTATTGGCGTGATTCCACCACATGTGCAGTGGGGCACCGGTGAAATTCGCCCCGGTGACCGTTTGATCGTCAGCGGTACGCTGGGAGATCATGGTGCCACTATTCTGAATTTACGCGAGAAACTGGGACTGGAAGCAGAACTGACCAGCGATTGCGCGGTACTGGCGCCGTTGATTGCGCCGCTGCGCCAGATTGACGGCGTACGCGCTCTGCGCGATGCCACCCGTGGCGGGGTGACGGCGATTTTGCACGAGTTCGCTCAGGCCAGCGGTTGCGGCATGGAAGTGCAGGAGAGCGCGTTACCGGTCAAAACGGCGGTGCGCGGCATCTGTGAACTGCTGGGGCTGGAAGCACTCAATTTCGCCAATGAAGGTAAACTGGTGCTGGCGGTGTCGCCAGAAGCGGAAAGCCGGGTATTGGACGCATTACAGTCTCACCCGCTGGGGCGCGATGCAGCAGTAATAGGCAGCGTCACCGACAAAAAACAGGTACGCCTGTGCGGCGTATTCGGCACCTCCCGCCTGCTGGATTTACCCCACAGCGAGCCCATGCCGAGGATTTGCTGA